In the genome of Nomascus leucogenys isolate Asia chromosome 12, Asia_NLE_v1, whole genome shotgun sequence, the window CAAACGTTTAAAAAAGATAGAATGACTTTGTATTTTCCATTAGCATTTAATTTCATAAACATTGAGTGTCTATTACAcaagatatttattataaatttagatTATTATGGATATacctaaatataaataaaccagTGTAAATGCTGAAAATGTGTGGCATGTTaatgaaagtaatattttttcacaactaaattttatgcattttatatttgcaCGCTGTTCTACAAGATATTTTATAAGAGACCACTGATAGAGTGAAATATATTCAAACAATAGTAAATAATCTTTGTTATGTGAATTATTTGTATGTTGATAGCAAGTGTTAATACCACattctgacttttaaaatgttggcaGTTTACAAATAGCTATTCCTTAAATGCTTGATAATAACTGAAAAAGGAACTAACACAGGATCACCAGTTGATTATTAAATGAGCTCAAACCACAAGACAAGGCTGTCCGTGTCCCAAAACACCcattaaatatcttattttttcttcttttgctcatTTGAAAATCAGGAGGCTTGTCAGAACTTTGAGAAACAGTATATAATGTAATGGAGTgactatttcattattttcaagaACAGTTGTCATACAATAATTTCCTACTGTGATACAAGGCATATCAGGaatttagttttatataaattaatatcatAAGCAATTTAGAACACTGTGGCTTATTTAACACCTTAATAATCAGTAATGTTTTGTAACTTAAAATGAAGGAttctaaacattgaatacacctAGTAGCCAATATTAAATAacttgcaaataaaaaatatttttaagaaatgcttGGAAATTTGGAGCCATATCTATTTGGAGGGAACTTGTAAAAATTGATCATTTAAGAAAATATCAGGCCTGGATTTTTAAGACATCATTTTTACACTCGCTGATGGAGTTGGTTTAGAGAAACTCAACATCCTTATTTGTTTGCAGTagctatttagaaaataaagtttaacCACATTGATTTTCTAGAATTAATACCACAGGCACATTTTTATGATCATGAACAATCAAACAGAAGGAGACTCTTATTTAAATCCCAAAttccatttctgttattttaataaattcgTGAAATTACACAACTCTTCATGCAACATAGAGAACTGAGTTGTTAGCAAATGCTATACATGTTGCACAAATTCTATCTTATTGATCAATTTAAGACGTTAGACTTTTGGGCCCATTTAAGACGTTCCATCACAGAAGCTCAATTTTTAGAAGTTGTCTTCTACTTTCACCTACTAGCACTTTTCTGCATTTGACTCCTTCAAGCCTCATCCTATGGGTCTTCCGCAAGAactccatcaaaaataaataGTTACATAAATGGAAGGACaggcagatattttaaaatatttctgtagcATGAGCACTTGAAGTATTCTACCATTTCTACTTCTTTTCCAGGTTATGAAACTTGGAAATCCCGAGATTGCCAGGAGACTGCTACTTAGAGGTGCTAATCCCAATTTGAAAGACCGAACTGGTTTCGCTGTCATTCATGATGCGGCCAGAGCAGGTTTCCTGGACACTTTACAGACTTTGCTGGAGTTTCAAGCTGATGTTAACATCGAGGATAATGAAGGGAACCTGCCCTTGCACTTGGCTGCCAAAGAAGGCCACCTCCGGGTGGTGGAGTTCCTGGTGAAGCACACGGCCAGCAATGTGGGGCATCGGAACCATAAGGGGGACACCGCCTGTGATTTGGCCAGGCTCTATGGGAGGAACGAGGTTGTTAGCCTGATGCAGGCAAACAGGGCTGGGGGAGCCACAAATCTTCAATAAATGTGGGGAGGGCTCCCCCACGTTGCCTCTACTTTATCAATTAACTGGGTAGCTCTCCTGACCCTTAATGTCATTTGTTAAAATACAGTTCTGTCATGTTAAGCAGCGAAATTTTCTGAAACTGCATAAGTGAAAATCTTACAACAggtttatgaatatatttaagcAACATCTTTTTCACCTGCAAAATCTGTTCTAACATGTAATTGCAAATAGCTTTGActttcttctgaatattttatctttccttggcttttcccttgcttccccttttgccAATCTCAACACCCAACTTGaagactttgtttttaaaatggtttgTCCTGATGCTTCTTTTGTCtaattaaaatactttcaaaataggacaacatttttctgtgattttcctTCCTTTAGAACCCATACACAACTTATCACTTGCTAAGGAGAACTGTACTAAAAGTTATTGATGTCTTCAGTCTTTACACTAGAAGAGGTAGACCAACTGGAAAACTAGACATACTCTCTTAATGATTCAGTTGTTTTCATCCTTTACCCATGTCCTGTCCACCTTGGTGCCTAGTATTTctgctttaaaacaaaataaggacattttttttttgaagattaagCCTGAAATTTCAGTGTGAATTTCCCTTAATGTCCAATCTTCCCTTTTTCTCGACATTAAGTCAAATAGTTGAAGGACAAAGTTCAGAAGTAGCaatctgaaaacatattttagctctaaagttttaaaagaaaatgccacCTTAAAAATGCTTACCACTAATGGATTTTTAATCACAAAATGAAGCAAATGGTTAAATAATACATTTCCCAAAATTATATCATAAATACACTAAGTGTAATGTGGACTTTTTCTCCCTGAGTGtaagaaatgtaaaattataaaatgtttaagtatTAAAGTGCAAATATCAATTTTTAGGGAATGAAAAACAGCGAGACAAatgtataaattacatataaaggTCATAACTATTTTAGGATCTGCAGAATAATAAAtgtagaaacttttaaaataataaatcagccACTCTCACAAATGGTACTTAATTTCCACAAAACTTTTTAGTAAAAGAGTATACAATCTTTTTAGGAGcacatttacataaaaatttttttaaaattttttttaaggaagtagAAATATTAAATTTCCAAGACAATTCTCCAGCATCTACTACTCAGTCATTTTAATTTACACTTTTTAACAACAGATTTCAATACAGTTATCATTTACAAATTCATACATACTTTATTCATCATCTCCCACATGATCAAAGATGTTTTATGTGAATGTTCCCTCCTACTTCATAAGCTCTCTGCCCTCActccaaaaagaacaaaatgcctCAAGGTTTATTGAAGGACATGGTTCTGATGCCTGACCTAACAAGGATTGGAATGGCTGGGTGGCAGGCAAGTggttttcaataatttattttccatgatagtataaaagaatatagaaagaaaagattaatCCTTTTAATTTTGCAGTAAAATTTACATTCCCTAAGTGCAAAAAGACCTCATCCTCTGACACCTTTAACCACAAATtactaaataaatttatttttgatggcaacaaaataaaacacttaagaaAAACAGAGATTGAGGTGGTTTTGAAGTAAAAGTGtcatattttggattttaaaatggagtcaatatacaaaatatactaCTTTAATAAGCCGACTATTTTTGAACAAAACACTaactgaaagtaattttaaaaaaaaaccctcttacAAGTTACAACTGTAAAGATGGACGGTCAtgattttaaaatccagtttaaTGGACTTCACAGCATCCAACATGTCTCGGCATTTACTTtatttaatagaataaaatttcCCTTTAGAGATTTCAAATATAAAAGCATAGGACGTTCATAAAGCAAAAGAGGAGTTACTTCTGCAGTTGCTTTGTTCTCGGGTGGTCAGAGCACAATAGAGGGAGAGGACGCTCTATCTTTTCATCAGTCTAAATGTTGTTAGGCATTAAAACATCGCCATATTACTCTAGCTCTGTGCGGGAAGTAGCTTTGCTAATCTAAGTATTTTAGAAATGAGTTATGTGGTCCCCTCTAGGAAATATGAAAAGCCATTATTCAATCTCAAAAACCTCAACAATATTCTGTAAGCCTCTTGAACATGCCGAAATGTATAGGATGGATAAAACGTTGCTGCTGGGGACCTATTTTTCAGCGacctgaggtggggagggaggggtctGAACTTATTCAGATGCAGAGAGTGGGGATGCAAGTGCTAACTAATGGAGTGTCCAGAGCTCCAGGGGACGACGCTGTTGTAAGGATGGAGGATACAAAGCAGAGGATGCGCTCTCAAATTCAGTTCTTCACCGCTGCGTCCGCATTCACATCGGGAAACTTGGGCTCAGCCTTTGCCCACTAAGCTGAAGCCAGGCTTACACCTGGGGTGGAGGGCACTAACATGACCTCGGTTCAAGTTCTGGTCCCCGAACTGCTAAACAAAGTGTCTTTTATCACATTTTGGTAGTGAATTAAGTTTTCTGATAAACATTATGCATCTTGCAACGGTGTGATGAgttcatgtacacacacaccacaatgGGTGACTGATCAATAAGTAGATTAAGTATTCTGTCCCGAGAAAGCAATATGATGTATTTCCCTTATCGTATTGATCAAAAGAACGTTGTGGATGGAGTCCGTGGCCCAGGACTGGTTTCGAAATCTCAGTTCCCAAAAAGGTGCTTTCGGCTTTTGCCGGGTGTAGAAGTAAATAGTCCATAGGCGCCGGGCAATCACAGTGCTGGAGCAAGAAAAGGTCGTGCTCACAGCCTTCCTGGCTGCCCTAAGCAACCTTCATCAAAAGGCTACGGGGGAAAGTCCCTGTCTCGGTCTCTGGAGACTGTTGTGCTTTTATATGGCAGTCCCATGAAAACAGATCCACGCAGGAACCTAGTGAGAGGCAGGAAACAAACTTCCCACCTGAGACCCCGGGTAAAGCTCTGCCCATAGCCAACCCAAGCCTTCCACGGAGGGGCTGCGAAGACATCTTTTCTGTCCCTCTGAAACTCCTTCTCCAGACTCCAGCTCCAACTCCCGGGGCCCTGGTGATAGGAAGCTGGAGCCCAGAGCTCCCTCAGGGCGCGCAGAAAAgcccggggtgggggtgggggagcttcAAAACCGTTAGCTCGCGTTTTTTCCCCCTCCCTCGctaaggtttcttttcttttctcttcctgtccaaatatttcaa includes:
- the CDKN2C gene encoding cyclin-dependent kinase 4 inhibitor C; this encodes MAEPWGNELASAAARGDLEQLTSLLQNNVNVNAQNGFGRTALQVMKLGNPEIARRLLLRGANPNLKDRTGFAVIHDAARAGFLDTLQTLLEFQADVNIEDNEGNLPLHLAAKEGHLRVVEFLVKHTASNVGHRNHKGDTACDLARLYGRNEVVSLMQANRAGGATNLQ